The following coding sequences lie in one Panicum virgatum strain AP13 chromosome 6N, P.virgatum_v5, whole genome shotgun sequence genomic window:
- the LOC120678600 gene encoding vacuolar fusion protein CCZ1 homolog isoform X2, with translation MGLSAAAAGDGTQLCVFDLRRGQQEGQELDKILFFHPADCPILLQLSVIGLCEGIVTFTRIFSPEEDCEVIESEKRSHVFYQAEPDIWMVLVVEKTKDNESNWRCGALQGILKEAHSLFTMFHGPIRTLLDRQPSAELARGHLRTFLTDYLSDFHVGKKIQFPTYRDSLKERGTIQMLTVPREVALEVQSLTTVLGSCLGNVTCQSLILFEDLLVSTTLPPDDTLNLYTYAVLRLTPRALSSNASSWSYLRKGTSVSAGPTSSSSNGTTAGERPLLREKLSKGKDGFVAADFAATEVRGAVPLTPIIWFQQAEERMYLCIYQHKSLTILLLIPASSLINGEEGIAHVKKQMLENASQKIVTVEQKLTRGWGGENAYHVSGYRYLLVDPDRRVSRASPPGKVTTLAKDSLLALNRLRQEVDLEKSRYRRSDPSHDKDFEVCIRTKNNAWVIAKITRGRELYMALEKGGETLLYASTAVEKFSNRYCEGAFSTD, from the exons ATGGGGCtctcggcggccgccgcgggcgacGGCACGCAGCTCTGCGTCTTCGACCTCCGGAGGGGGCAGCAGGAGGGCCAGGAGCTCGACAAGATCCTCTTCTTCCACCCCGCCGACTGCCCCATCCTGCTCCAGCTCTCCGTCATCGGGCTCTGCGAGGGAATCGTCACTTTCACAAG AATATTTTCTCCTGAAGAGGATTGTGAAGTTATAGAATCTGAGAAGCGCTCCCATGTTTTTTATCAAGCGGAACCTGATATTTGGATGGTTCTG GTTGTGGAAAAAACCAAGGACAATGAATCGAACTGGCGTTGTGGTGCACTGCAAGGGATACTTAAAGAGGCCCATTCGCTTTTCACAATGTTCCATGGACCAATCCGAACTTTACTTGACAGACAACCCAGTGCAGAACTTGCCCGTGGTCACCTCCGCACATTTCTCACAGATTATTTGAGTG ATTTTCATGTTGGTAAAAAGATACAGTTCCCAACCTACCGTGACAGCCTAAAGGAGAGGGGAACAATCCAAATGCTCACAGTACCAAGAGAAGTAGCACTTGAAGTTCAG TCACTCACCACAGTTCTTGGATCATGTCTTGGAAATGTCACCTGCCAATCACTCATATTGTTTGAAGACCTATTGGTGTCTACAACACTGCCTCCG GATGATACTTTAAACCTGTATACTTATGCTGTCTTGAGGTTAACTCCCCGTGCCTTATCTTCCAATGCAAGCTCTTGGTCCTATTTGCGGAAAGGAACTTCTGTTAGTGCAGGCCCTACTTCAAGTTCATCAAATGGAACAACTGCAGGAGAAAG GCCTCTCCTGCGTGAGAAATTGTCAAAGGGAAAGGATGGTTTTGTTGCTGCTGATTTCGCAGCTACAGAAGTTCGTGGTGCTGTACCCTTGACTCCAATAATCTGGTTCCAGCAGGCAGAGGAGCGCATGTACCTATGCATTTATCAGCACAAGAGTCTCACTATCCTTTTGCTAATTCCTGCTTCCTCACTAATAAATGGAGAAGAGGGCATCGCTCATGTGAAGAAGCAGATGCTTGAAAAT GCATCACAGAAGATTGTCACTGTTGAACAGAAACTGACACGCGGATGGGGAGGAGAAAATGCTTATCATGTTAGTGGATATCGTTACTTGCTGGTTGATCCGGACAGAAGGGTATCAAGAGCCTCCCCGCCTGGGAAAGTCACCACCCTGGCAAAG GATTCGCTACTTGCCCTCAATAGGCTAAGACAAGAAGTAGATTTAGAGAAGTCAAGATACAGGAGAAGTGACCCCAGTCATGATAAGGATTTTGAAGTATGCATCAGAACAAAAAACAATGCATGGGTGATTGCTAAAATTACTCGAGGAAGGGAGCTTTACATGGCTTTAGAGAAGGGTGGTGAAACACTTCTTTATGCATCCACAGCTGTAGAGAAGTTTAGCAACAg GTACTGCGAGGGAGCGTTCTCTACGGACTGA
- the LOC120678600 gene encoding vacuolar fusion protein CCZ1 homolog isoform X1: protein MGLSAAAAGDGTQLCVFDLRRGQQEGQELDKILFFHPADCPILLQLSVIGLCEGIVTFTRIFSPEEDCEVIESEKRSHVFYQAEPDIWMVLVVEKTKDNESNWRCGALQGILKEAHSLFTMFHGPIRTLLDRQPSAELARGHLRTFLTDYLSDFHVGKKIQFPTYRDSLKERGTIQMLTVPREVALEVQSLTTVLGSCLGNVTCQSLILFEDLLVSTTLPPDDTLNLYTYAVLRLTPRALSSNASSWSYLRKGTSVSAGPTSSSSNGTTAGERYHSRSRDTSPDGQNQMHHNFRPLLREKLSKGKDGFVAADFAATEVRGAVPLTPIIWFQQAEERMYLCIYQHKSLTILLLIPASSLINGEEGIAHVKKQMLENASQKIVTVEQKLTRGWGGENAYHVSGYRYLLVDPDRRVSRASPPGKVTTLAKDSLLALNRLRQEVDLEKSRYRRSDPSHDKDFEVCIRTKNNAWVIAKITRGRELYMALEKGGETLLYASTAVEKFSNRYCEGAFSTD, encoded by the exons ATGGGGCtctcggcggccgccgcgggcgacGGCACGCAGCTCTGCGTCTTCGACCTCCGGAGGGGGCAGCAGGAGGGCCAGGAGCTCGACAAGATCCTCTTCTTCCACCCCGCCGACTGCCCCATCCTGCTCCAGCTCTCCGTCATCGGGCTCTGCGAGGGAATCGTCACTTTCACAAG AATATTTTCTCCTGAAGAGGATTGTGAAGTTATAGAATCTGAGAAGCGCTCCCATGTTTTTTATCAAGCGGAACCTGATATTTGGATGGTTCTG GTTGTGGAAAAAACCAAGGACAATGAATCGAACTGGCGTTGTGGTGCACTGCAAGGGATACTTAAAGAGGCCCATTCGCTTTTCACAATGTTCCATGGACCAATCCGAACTTTACTTGACAGACAACCCAGTGCAGAACTTGCCCGTGGTCACCTCCGCACATTTCTCACAGATTATTTGAGTG ATTTTCATGTTGGTAAAAAGATACAGTTCCCAACCTACCGTGACAGCCTAAAGGAGAGGGGAACAATCCAAATGCTCACAGTACCAAGAGAAGTAGCACTTGAAGTTCAG TCACTCACCACAGTTCTTGGATCATGTCTTGGAAATGTCACCTGCCAATCACTCATATTGTTTGAAGACCTATTGGTGTCTACAACACTGCCTCCG GATGATACTTTAAACCTGTATACTTATGCTGTCTTGAGGTTAACTCCCCGTGCCTTATCTTCCAATGCAAGCTCTTGGTCCTATTTGCGGAAAGGAACTTCTGTTAGTGCAGGCCCTACTTCAAGTTCATCAAATGGAACAACTGCAGGAGAAAGGTACCATAGTCGATCTCGTGATACTTCTCCCGATGGACAAAATCAGATGCATCATAATTTCAGGCCTCTCCTGCGTGAGAAATTGTCAAAGGGAAAGGATGGTTTTGTTGCTGCTGATTTCGCAGCTACAGAAGTTCGTGGTGCTGTACCCTTGACTCCAATAATCTGGTTCCAGCAGGCAGAGGAGCGCATGTACCTATGCATTTATCAGCACAAGAGTCTCACTATCCTTTTGCTAATTCCTGCTTCCTCACTAATAAATGGAGAAGAGGGCATCGCTCATGTGAAGAAGCAGATGCTTGAAAAT GCATCACAGAAGATTGTCACTGTTGAACAGAAACTGACACGCGGATGGGGAGGAGAAAATGCTTATCATGTTAGTGGATATCGTTACTTGCTGGTTGATCCGGACAGAAGGGTATCAAGAGCCTCCCCGCCTGGGAAAGTCACCACCCTGGCAAAG GATTCGCTACTTGCCCTCAATAGGCTAAGACAAGAAGTAGATTTAGAGAAGTCAAGATACAGGAGAAGTGACCCCAGTCATGATAAGGATTTTGAAGTATGCATCAGAACAAAAAACAATGCATGGGTGATTGCTAAAATTACTCGAGGAAGGGAGCTTTACATGGCTTTAGAGAAGGGTGGTGAAACACTTCTTTATGCATCCACAGCTGTAGAGAAGTTTAGCAACAg GTACTGCGAGGGAGCGTTCTCTACGGACTGA
- the LOC120678600 gene encoding vacuolar fusion protein CCZ1 homolog isoform X3, translating into MFHGPIRTLLDRQPSAELARGHLRTFLTDYLSDFHVGKKIQFPTYRDSLKERGTIQMLTVPREVALEVQSLTTVLGSCLGNVTCQSLILFEDLLVSTTLPPDDTLNLYTYAVLRLTPRALSSNASSWSYLRKGTSVSAGPTSSSSNGTTAGERYHSRSRDTSPDGQNQMHHNFRPLLREKLSKGKDGFVAADFAATEVRGAVPLTPIIWFQQAEERMYLCIYQHKSLTILLLIPASSLINGEEGIAHVKKQMLENASQKIVTVEQKLTRGWGGENAYHVSGYRYLLVDPDRRVSRASPPGKVTTLAKDSLLALNRLRQEVDLEKSRYRRSDPSHDKDFEVCIRTKNNAWVIAKITRGRELYMALEKGGETLLYASTAVEKFSNRYCEGAFSTD; encoded by the exons ATGTTCCATGGACCAATCCGAACTTTACTTGACAGACAACCCAGTGCAGAACTTGCCCGTGGTCACCTCCGCACATTTCTCACAGATTATTTGAGTG ATTTTCATGTTGGTAAAAAGATACAGTTCCCAACCTACCGTGACAGCCTAAAGGAGAGGGGAACAATCCAAATGCTCACAGTACCAAGAGAAGTAGCACTTGAAGTTCAG TCACTCACCACAGTTCTTGGATCATGTCTTGGAAATGTCACCTGCCAATCACTCATATTGTTTGAAGACCTATTGGTGTCTACAACACTGCCTCCG GATGATACTTTAAACCTGTATACTTATGCTGTCTTGAGGTTAACTCCCCGTGCCTTATCTTCCAATGCAAGCTCTTGGTCCTATTTGCGGAAAGGAACTTCTGTTAGTGCAGGCCCTACTTCAAGTTCATCAAATGGAACAACTGCAGGAGAAAGGTACCATAGTCGATCTCGTGATACTTCTCCCGATGGACAAAATCAGATGCATCATAATTTCAGGCCTCTCCTGCGTGAGAAATTGTCAAAGGGAAAGGATGGTTTTGTTGCTGCTGATTTCGCAGCTACAGAAGTTCGTGGTGCTGTACCCTTGACTCCAATAATCTGGTTCCAGCAGGCAGAGGAGCGCATGTACCTATGCATTTATCAGCACAAGAGTCTCACTATCCTTTTGCTAATTCCTGCTTCCTCACTAATAAATGGAGAAGAGGGCATCGCTCATGTGAAGAAGCAGATGCTTGAAAAT GCATCACAGAAGATTGTCACTGTTGAACAGAAACTGACACGCGGATGGGGAGGAGAAAATGCTTATCATGTTAGTGGATATCGTTACTTGCTGGTTGATCCGGACAGAAGGGTATCAAGAGCCTCCCCGCCTGGGAAAGTCACCACCCTGGCAAAG GATTCGCTACTTGCCCTCAATAGGCTAAGACAAGAAGTAGATTTAGAGAAGTCAAGATACAGGAGAAGTGACCCCAGTCATGATAAGGATTTTGAAGTATGCATCAGAACAAAAAACAATGCATGGGTGATTGCTAAAATTACTCGAGGAAGGGAGCTTTACATGGCTTTAGAGAAGGGTGGTGAAACACTTCTTTATGCATCCACAGCTGTAGAGAAGTTTAGCAACAg GTACTGCGAGGGAGCGTTCTCTACGGACTGA